Within the Gloeobacter kilaueensis JS1 genome, the region GAATTGCTAACTCTTCACCAATTGGTGGGGTTGAAGCATGGACCTGGAGATCCTACACCGGCTCCAATCCTCACACTGAGCACTTTCATCTCTCTGTTAAGTCCGAAAAAGACAGATACGACTCGACGACGTTATGGTCGATTACCTGATGTGACTTTTTTAAGTTTGCCTATGTTGTTATGGAGGAGGAATGATGGAATCGGAAGCACTGGCAAAAGCTCGCATGGTTGTTCATAATCGTTACGGTGCTGATTTAGAGAGCAAGGCAAGTGATGCTTTCTGTATTGTGCATGGTCTGCCAACTGTAGCCACTGAGGCTTTTTTTGAGTCGGCTGTGGCGAGTACAGCAAGTATACCCTTAGAAGCGCCAGCGGCAGTGATCGAATTCGCCCATAGTTCTGAGGTCGTTGCCGAACGCTCACAAGCAACTGATGCTATACGCAACAGCCCTACCTGGGACCAAATCAAAGAAACAATAGCCGAACTTAATCAGTTCGAGGAACTGCCTCTGCGAGCAACACAGTTGCTGCGCGACAGGAGCATTCGTTCGAGCAGGGAGAACTTCTACAGAACGATTGGAGTGATGCGCGGGGCGATCGAGCGTGGAGCACGCGCCTTCATCCAGCCCGGTACATCAAGCCTGAACACATATGCCTCGGCACGTACAAGCGAAGTGTGCTGGTTAAATCGCACCATTCTTACCTGGGCCGACCTGCGAGTTCTGTCGGAACTCGCTTCGGATCGCAGCATTGAACAACTTGACCTACCCCGGCAGCTAACTGCCGAGGTGAGCATACCTGGATTGCCTTCAAAGGCACCTGAATTTCGTCTGTCGTCTGGACGAACCGGTAAAGGAATTATCGTTGCTGTTATTGATTCGGAAGTTGCTCTTCAGCATCCCGCTCTCGTCGGTCGTGTGATTCAAAAACGCAATTATTCGCGCGAACCCTG harbors:
- a CDS encoding S8 family peptidase — its product is MMESEALAKARMVVHNRYGADLESKASDAFCIVHGLPTVATEAFFESAVASTASIPLEAPAAVIEFAHSSEVVAERSQATDAIRNSPTWDQIKETIAELNQFEELPLRATQLLRDRSIRSSRENFYRTIGVMRGAIERGARAFIQPGTSSLNTYASARTSEVCWLNRTILTWADLRVLSELASDRSIEQLDLPRQLTAEVSIPGLPSKAPEFRLSSGRTGKGIIVAVIDSEVALQHPALVGRVIQKRNYSREPWGNPDAHGTTVAGIIAAQSDQYDGIAPNATIYNYKVLATNRFSNGNDFYGNLAIQSALEDGAHIANCSWGAGPISDGRSREARACNAAWQYGLTIVKSAGNNGPTAGSLTSPADAEGIIVVGATDETGVTVQDYSSRGPLKNGEHRPHLVAVGGTTLRGVDGCTVGGDFGDCGYGTSFAAPYITGLIALLLEGEPDLEPDQLRTKLLHLCNPLRAHSLDVDGEGFPLLPL